From Oenococcus sicerae, the proteins below share one genomic window:
- the trmD gene encoding tRNA (guanosine(37)-N1)-methyltransferase TrmD: MKIDVLSIFPEMFDPLRQSMIGKAIEKGIIDFKVTDFRDFTTNKQKHVDDVVYGGGAGMLLMPQPIFDAMTHVQAENNGDKGHVILVDPAGRKFDHKVAKELAGFDHLTFIAGHYEGYDNRIRHLVDDEISLGDYVLTGGELASMVIIDATVRFLGNVLGNAESAEDDSFQNGLLEEPQYTRPADFRGMKVPEVLTNGDHEKIRKWRLQASLRRTYARRPDLLEKRSFTKEELDLLDDIKYK; this comes from the coding sequence ATGAAAATTGATGTTTTAAGTATTTTTCCGGAAATGTTTGATCCTTTGCGCCAGTCCATGATCGGTAAAGCGATCGAGAAGGGGATTATTGATTTTAAGGTCACGGATTTTCGCGATTTTACAACAAATAAGCAAAAACACGTTGATGACGTTGTTTATGGCGGCGGTGCTGGTATGCTGCTAATGCCGCAACCAATTTTTGATGCTATGACGCATGTCCAAGCAGAAAATAACGGTGACAAAGGTCATGTGATTCTTGTTGATCCCGCCGGTCGCAAATTTGATCATAAAGTTGCTAAAGAATTGGCTGGATTTGATCATTTGACTTTTATTGCTGGCCATTATGAAGGTTACGATAATCGCATTCGTCATTTAGTCGATGACGAGATCAGTCTTGGCGACTATGTTTTGACTGGTGGCGAATTGGCCTCGATGGTCATCATTGATGCGACGGTCCGCTTTTTGGGAAATGTTTTGGGAAACGCAGAATCTGCTGAGGACGATAGTTTTCAAAACGGCTTGTTAGAGGAACCACAATATACGCGGCCGGCTGATTTTCGTGGTATGAAGGTTCCCGAAGTGCTGACTAATGGCGATCACGAGAAAATTCGCAAATGGCGTTTGCAAGCATCTTTGCGACGTACTTATGCACGTCGACCGGATCTGCTGGAAAAACGATCTTTTACGAAAGAAGAACTGGATTTGCTTGATGACATTAAATATAAGTAA
- a CDS encoding methylated-DNA--[protein]-cysteine S-methyltransferase has protein sequence MKTILTEQINYASINFRDWSFSYFYSDQGLVFTTFQKEAVKEFEKWSGLKSVFLQKNTAIDQAFSDYFAGQSSEIDLKIDWHFWQFSDFQLCVLKALQKVTQPISYTDLAERLADKKAVRAVATAVGKNPIELLIPCHRIISKSGQIGQYRDGSDVKRALLELEGK, from the coding sequence ATGAAAACGATTTTAACTGAACAAATTAATTATGCTTCGATCAATTTTCGCGACTGGTCCTTTAGCTATTTTTATTCAGACCAAGGCCTTGTTTTTACGACTTTTCAAAAAGAAGCGGTCAAAGAATTTGAAAAGTGGTCAGGACTTAAAAGCGTTTTTTTGCAGAAAAACACCGCGATCGATCAGGCTTTTTCAGATTATTTTGCCGGCCAGAGCTCAGAAATTGATTTAAAAATTGATTGGCATTTTTGGCAATTTTCTGATTTTCAGCTGTGTGTGCTTAAAGCCTTACAAAAAGTTACTCAACCAATCAGCTATACAGATCTTGCCGAACGACTTGCTGACAAAAAAGCTGTTCGAGCAGTTGCAACGGCGGTTGGCAAAAATCCCATTGAATTACTGATTCCCTGCCATCGTATTATTAGCAAATCTGGTCAGATTGGCCAATATCGCGATGGTTCAGATGTAAAGCGTGCCTTATTAGAATTGGAGGGAAAATGA
- a CDS encoding DNA polymerase III subunit alpha yields the protein MNKDYPNYDPKIRDQFIHSFQDRGMMKWGGFYLSDHTRVIEKSSKQRAEKERRFLRERMDFKTISQRLFDAFSNHKEVQIQLAEESEEHDIYATILGFVEGYDETGILVADKVVAVNDIWNCQLIEN from the coding sequence ATGAATAAAGATTATCCAAATTATGATCCGAAAATTCGAGACCAATTCATTCATTCTTTTCAAGATCGCGGCATGATGAAATGGGGCGGTTTTTATTTGTCAGACCATACGCGTGTCATCGAAAAATCATCGAAGCAGCGTGCTGAAAAAGAAAGACGCTTCTTAAGAGAGCGAATGGATTTTAAAACAATTTCTCAAAGATTATTTGACGCATTTTCGAATCACAAGGAAGTTCAGATCCAATTAGCCGAAGAATCTGAAGAGCATGACATTTATGCGACTATTTTAGGTTTTGTTGAAGGCTATGATGAAACAGGCATCTTAGTCGCTGACAAAGTCGTTGCCGTTAATGATATTTGGAATTGCCAGTTAATTGAGAATTAA
- a CDS encoding prepilin peptidase, translated as MENIYFVLGACLASFIMCLANRMNRQASLKGFSYCDHCGKRLLPINLIPIISWLIFLGKCRSCKHHISLVYPLTELSLAVIFLSASANYVFLIICCLFLFLSCEDLYDHSAHVFILYPIILFELCRHCSKEKVIAGIILLALLLFFVYCRQTLGFGDLPVIILIYLNTTHLQFLMVIMLASGLAILIILHQQEKQLAFIPFLTIAYVLIKLIV; from the coding sequence ATGGAGAATATTTATTTTGTTCTTGGTGCCTGTTTGGCATCTTTTATTATGTGTCTGGCCAATCGAATGAATCGCCAAGCTAGTTTGAAGGGCTTTTCGTATTGTGATCATTGCGGCAAACGACTCTTGCCTATCAATCTAATACCAATTATCAGCTGGTTGATCTTCTTGGGAAAATGCCGCAGTTGCAAACATCATATTTCACTAGTTTACCCTTTAACTGAATTATCACTAGCGGTTATTTTTTTAAGTGCATCAGCAAACTATGTATTTTTAATCATCTGCTGCCTATTCTTGTTTTTGAGTTGTGAGGATCTTTATGATCACTCAGCTCATGTTTTCATTCTGTATCCGATCATATTATTTGAATTGTGTCGACACTGTTCCAAAGAAAAAGTCATCGCTGGCATAATTTTACTGGCACTGCTGCTATTTTTCGTTTATTGTCGGCAAACACTGGGTTTCGGCGACTTGCCTGTCATCATACTCATTTACTTAAATACAACTCATTTACAGTTTTTAATGGTTATTATGCTAGCTAGCGGATTAGCCATTTTAATTATTCTTCACCAGCAGGAAAAACAATTAGCATTTATCCCTTTCTTGACGATCGCTTACGTTCTTATAAAATTAATTGTATAG
- the rimM gene encoding ribosome maturation factor RimM (Essential for efficient processing of 16S rRNA) — MSHLLRIGRVLNTHGIAGELKIDAVTDFPSQRFAKKTELMIGREKLIVKSSRPFKNFWLLQLLDHENINLVEKYKGQDIFIEDDQQLELAEGEYLVSQIIGLQVIDEQGNTIGQVTDSFHTGANDVWTIKKVTGKEILIPYIDEVVKKVDLKQAVITVSLLEGLDEN; from the coding sequence ATGAGTCATTTACTACGTATTGGCCGAGTCCTGAATACTCACGGGATCGCCGGGGAATTAAAAATTGATGCGGTGACAGATTTTCCATCTCAGCGATTTGCCAAGAAGACTGAATTAATGATAGGTCGGGAAAAATTAATTGTTAAATCCAGCCGGCCTTTTAAAAATTTTTGGCTGCTGCAGCTGCTTGATCATGAAAATATTAATTTGGTGGAAAAATATAAAGGCCAAGATATTTTTATTGAAGACGATCAGCAGCTAGAACTAGCTGAAGGTGAATATCTTGTTTCCCAAATTATTGGCTTGCAGGTCATTGATGAACAAGGAAATACGATTGGCCAAGTAACTGATTCTTTTCATACCGGCGCCAATGATGTTTGGACGATCAAAAAAGTAACTGGCAAGGAGATTTTAATTCCTTATATTGATGAAGTTGTTAAGAAAGTTGATTTGAAACAAGCTGTGATCACAGTATCGTTGTTGGAGGGCTTGGATGAAAATTGA
- the rpsP gene encoding 30S ribosomal protein S16, with translation MSVKIRLHLMGTKKRPFYRVVVADSRARRDGRFIGEVGYYNPITKPAEIKLNEDEIFGWLMKGAQPTDTVRNFLSDAGLLKRVHEAKLAAKKAAK, from the coding sequence ATGTCAGTTAAAATTCGTTTGCACTTGATGGGTACCAAAAAGCGTCCTTTCTATCGTGTTGTTGTTGCTGATTCACGGGCTCGTCGTGATGGCCGTTTCATCGGAGAAGTCGGCTATTACAACCCAATTACAAAGCCAGCAGAAATCAAATTGAATGAAGATGAAATTTTTGGATGGTTGATGAAGGGCGCTCAACCAACTGATACTGTTCGCAACTTTCTTTCTGATGCTGGATTGTTGAAAAGAGTTCATGAAGCCAAACTCGCTGCTAAAAAAGCAGCTAAGTAA